A part of Primulina eburnea isolate SZY01 chromosome 10, ASM2296580v1, whole genome shotgun sequence genomic DNA contains:
- the LOC140802807 gene encoding uncharacterized protein: MAENHAGWTNIKREEKVGVLEMDVFNALTAKIDGLAHKFSHLQPNQENQFQGIVIEEQPNFDEEERLLAQMPSYAKFLNDILTKKRSTKYPRRVIEDVLVKADKFIFPVDFVVLDMEEDREIPLILGSPFLATRKALIDVQKDNEEDKLLRVLKDHICAIGWSIADIKGVSPSMCMDKILMEKEHSPAIQPQRRLNQLCKLLSKKRTVTGWRVCIDYFKLNDATRNDHLPLHFVDQMLERLAGFYWRFIKDLSSIAKPLTNQLMKDVPFVFSEYCSQDFQGLFWGQKRDKFLHVIYYASMTLSGAQLNYATTEKEFLVILFALDKFWSYLVGSKVIFPTDYSALKYLLNKKDVKSRLIRWILLLQEFDIEIVDHKGTKNQVADHVSRLEKPEEAKEISCILAHCDSGPPGGHFGASKTATKILQAGFYWPTLFNDAHTYVLNCNECNVLCMWIMYSSGWKQVLVEPMSLRTALKTPIGTSPFCLVYGKACHLPVELEHRALWATKFLNFDIQATGKLRSKWSGPFAVTEVFPFGVVEIRGDSGNPFKMNGHRLKIFHEGIVEQEEPSISKGSCLAIENIFSACWETTQ, translated from the exons atggcTGAAAATCATGCGGGTTGGACAAACATTAAACGAGAAGAGAAGGTTGGAGTCCTTGAAATGGATGTGTTTAATGCACTTACTGCTAAGATTGATGGGTTGGCCCATAAATTTTCTCACCTGCAACCGAATCAAGAAAATCAATTCCAAGGAATAGTCATCGAGGAACAACCCAATTTTGACGAAGAAGAA AGGCTTTTGGCTCAAATGCCTTCTTATGCTAAATTCTTGAATGATATTTTGACTAAAAAAAG ATCTACTAAATATCCTAGAAGGGTTATAGAGGATGTTTTGGTTAAAGCtgataaatttatatttccagTTGACTTTGTTGTGCTGGACATGGAGGAGGATCGTGAGATCCCCCTAATTTTAGGTAGTCCTTTCTTAGCTACTAGAAAAGCTCTCATAGATGTGCAAAAAG ataaTGAGGAAGATAAGCTCTTGAGAGTGCTGAAGGATCACATATGTGCCATTGGATGGAGCATAGCTGACATCAAGGGTGTTAGTCCATCCATGTGCATGGACAAAATTTTAATGGAGAAAGAGCACTCCCCCGCTATTCAACCCCAAAGGAGACTAAACCAACTATGCAAGTTGTTGTCAAAAAAGAG AACTGTGACTGGTTGGCGTGTTTGTATTGATTATTTcaaattgaatgatgccacaAGAAATGATCACTTACCCTTACATTTTGTTGATCAAATGTTAGAGCGTTTGGCAG GTTTTTATTGGCGATTTATCAAGGATTTATCAAGTATTGCTAAGCCTTTAACTAATCAGCTAATGAAAGATGTTCCTTTTGTTTTTTCTGAGTATTGTTCACAAGATTTTCAA GGGCTGTTTTGGGGGCAAAAAAGGGACAAATTCTTGCATGTAATCTACTATGCAAGCATGACGCTTTCAGGAGCTCAATTGAACTACGCTACTACAGAAAAGGAGTTTTTGGTAATTTTGTTTGCTTTGGACAAATTTTGGTCATACCTTGTAGGGAGTAAAGTGATATTCCCCACAGATTATTCAGCTTTGAAGTATCTGTTAAACAAGAAGGATGTTAAGTCAAGATTGATAAGATGGATCCttctattgcaagaatttgacataGAGATCGTGGATCACAAGGGGACTAAAAATCAAGTTGCCGATCATGTATCGAGATTGGAGAAGCCCGAGGAAG CGAAGGAGATAAGTTGTATACTTGCTCATTGTGACAGTGGTCCACCTGGAGGACATTTTGGGGCAAGTAAAACAGCCACAAAAATCCTTCAAGCTGGATTCTACTGGCCTACACTGTTCAATGATGCACACACTTATGTTTTGAATTGCAATGAATGCAACGTGTTG tgCATGTGGATTATGTATTCAAGTGGGTGGAAGCAAGTTCTTGTAGAACCAATGTCTCTAAG AACAGCATTAAAAACCCCTATAGGAACTTCCCCTTTTTGCTTGGTCTATGGAAAAGCTTGTCATCTTCCTGTTGAACTAGAGCATAGGGCATTATGGGCTACTAAATTTTTGAACTTTGATATACAAGCTACAG GTAAACTTCGTTCCAAATGGTCTGGGCCTTTTGCTGTTACTGAAGTTTTTCCATTTGGTGTTGTAGAAATCCGTGGAGATTCTGGAAATCCCTTTAAAATGAATGGACATCGACTGAAAATTTTTCATGAAGGAATTGTGGAGCAAGAGGAGCCGAGTATTTCTAAAGGGAGTTGTCTAgctatagaaaatatatttagcGCTTGCTGGGAGACAACCcagtga